In Gossypium arboreum isolate Shixiya-1 chromosome 5, ASM2569848v2, whole genome shotgun sequence, a single genomic region encodes these proteins:
- the LOC108488664 gene encoding protein psi1-like codes for MQCPPIRGYGYNGRHGFQSRRGHCFRHRYMDAFFASIPPRTPSKRSPLPRPSLVNSIHKGASLRSVDHRNGFPENLPRNSSSKWKSDPTRYSKLSGMVKPPTIERNLECTLEELCYGCMKKVMITRDVLTLYGQIIQEDEILSVKVNPGWKKGTKVTFEGMGNESPGAYAADVTFVIAEKRHSLFRRVGDDLELTVEIPLVKALTGCSFPIPLLGGGTMNLEIDEIIGPGYQRVIKGQGMANKKEPGSRGNLNVSFLVNFPKDLTNEQRTAAVSVLGDSG; via the exons ATGCAATGTCCTCCGATTCGCGGCTACGGATACAATGGCCGACATGGATTCCAATCCCGGAGGGGGCATTGTTTCAGGCATCGATACATGGACGCTTTCTTTGCTTCAATCCCTCCAAGAACCCCGAGCAAGAGGAGCCCCCTGCCGAGACCTTCCCTCGTAAACAGCATTCATAAAGGAGCAAGTCTGAGAAGCGTGGATCATAGAAACGGATTCCCCGAGAATCTGCCGAGAAACTCCTCGAGCAAGTGGAAGAGTGACCCGACCAGGTATTCTAAGTTAAGCGGGATGGTGAAACCTCCAACGATCGAGAGAAATCTGGAGTGCACGCTTGAAGAGTTGTGCTATGGATGTATGAAGAAGGTGATGATCACGAGAGACGTTCTTACGCTATACGG GCAAATAATACAAGAAGACGAGATATTATCAGTAAAAGTGAATCCAGGATGGAAGAAAGGGACAAAGGTAACATTCGAAGGAATGGGAAACGAAAGCCCAGGAGCCTACGCTGCCGACGTTACTTTCGTGATTGCCGAGAAACGCCACAGCTTGTTCCGACGAGTCGGCGATGATCTGGAGCTCACTGTTGAAATTCCGTTGGTGAAGGCTCTCACAGGTTGCTCCTTTCCGATACCTTTACTGGGCGGAGGGACGATGAATCTGGAAATTGATGAAATCATTGGGCCTGGCTATCAAAGGGTCATCAAAGGCCAGGGTATGGCCAACAAGAAAGAACCGGGAAGCCGAGGCAACTTGAATGTTTCCTTCCTCGTTAACTTTCCGAAAGACCTTACAAATGAACAACGGACCGCTGCGGTTAGTGTTTTAGGGGATTCTGGTTAA